Below is a window of Pseudomonadota bacterium DNA.
CATACCTTGTTAAAAAATAATCGTGCCGTTCTCTCATAGCCCCACTGCCTATAGATACCATTTTCTTGGTCTCACGAAAATGGTCAGTTTGATCAAAACCTGAACTTTCACATGCCAACTTTGCCTTATCTATCACACTCTTGAAGTTTTCCCATCTATCATATCCAAGTATGGGCTGAATATCACGTGCCATCCAATACTCTCCACCATTCTTCGTTGTTTTTTTTGATGCTTCTAATTGATTGATTATTATATTTAAATTGATAATCATTTGAATAACCCTCCTTCACATTTAGTGATTAAATAATATTATACTTCCCGTAACTTGTCAAATACAATTTTAATATTGTCACACATATCCCACATATGCTATAATACAAAATTATAAGGAGGTATTGTATGGGACTGAGAGAAAAATTAGTTGAGAAAATCAAAAGAAAAGATATCGAAATACAAGAGTATGAAATAAAGATACGTGAGGCTAAAGTATATATACAAGCCATTCAAGACACTTTGAAGGTTATCCCAAGAGAAGATATAGGTTTGGATGTGACAGTGACGGACGACTGCATACTACGTACTGGAAGTATGCCATACAAAACACGTGAATTGCTTACTAAAGTAAATAAGCCTCTCTACATAGCAGATATACTTGTTGGTATAGGAGTAAAGCCCACTAAACAGATTAGGGCATCATTGGTAAGCAGCCTATCAACCTACGTCAAAAATAAACAAATATTTACAAGACCTTTTCCGGGTACATATGGATTGATAGGGATGGATTATGTAGCTGTCGATGAGCCGCCAGAAAATTTCGGTCTTTTTAAGGATGAAAAAGAAAACACCTAAATTATTTCTCACATTTTTTACTTGACAATGCTTGAGCGGTCAAGTATAATTATATTATGAATAAGTTGGACAATAAAAAGAGAGCACAAATAATAGCTGCTTTAGTAGAAGGTAATTCTATTCGTGCTACTTGCCGTATGACTGATACTGCCAAGGGAACGGTTATAAAACTTCTTTGTGATATAGGTAAAGCCTGTTCAGAATATCAGGATAAAGTATTTCGTAACCTTACATGCAAGCGTATCCAGTGTGATGAGATATGGTCTTTCTGCTATGCAAAACAAAAGAACGTACCAGAAGATAAACAGGGTAGACTTGGTTACGGTGATGTATGGACGTTTACAGCTATATGCGCCGATACAAAACTTGTTCCCTCATGGCATATTGGGAAAAGGGATGTAGGCACAGCGACAGGCTTTATGAATGATCTTGCCGGACGTATGACTAATAGGGTGCAGCTAACTACCGATGGTCACAAGATGTATTTAGATGCTGTTGATGATGCCTTTGGCCCTGACATTGATTTTAGCCAACTCATAAAGATGTATGGTACGCCTATAGAAAACGAAACACGGTATAGTCCTGCACAATGTATAGGAACAGCTAAGAGAGTTATTCAAGGCAATCCCGATCTTAAGTTAACATCTACAAGTTATGTTGAAAGGCAAAACCTTACCATGAGAATGAGTATGAGAAGATTTACGAGATTAACAAATGCTTTCTCAAAAAAGATAGAAAACCTTGCTCATGCGGTGGCCCTTCATTTCATGTATTATAATTTTTGCCGGATTCATCAAACATTGAGAATAACCCCGGCAATGGCCGCAGGGGTTACAGATCAATTGTGGGATATTGAAGATATAGTGTCTCTTATAAAATAAATTGGCTATGTATCAAAATTAAATTTTCGCTTCGGTTTCTGTACTATTGGAGTATCAGAAGAGTCCGGGCTGGGTTCAGGAGAACGATCAATTCTTTCATGAATATCAAGTATTTTATATACAACTGGTTTACCTTGAATTGTTTCAACTTGTACATCAACTATATATGCTGATTTAAATGGATTTTCTCCATAAATCATTTGCGATTTAATATTGTCATTTCTAAAGATTGTTTTAGTGGGATTAGTTTGTATACTTTCTATAATTGCCTTATCTCCAACTTGACTTTTTGGATCATTTCTTGCTTGATACCAATAAAGAAGAGTTTTTTCTTTAATACCTATAATTGGTTCTCTTAAAAGGCTTATTTCCCTTTTAGCAATGTTTTGTGCTGCATTTGCTTCAAGAGAATTAATATCGAGATAAACATTAACATCTCCATTAATAATTGTTTGACAATTTATTTGTGAAGCGTTGTCTTTTGCAATAGGTTCTACAAACGCTGAGAGATTTTCATAATTTATTTTTTGTAGTTGAGGCTTTGAGCATGATTTACCAGTAAGATAATCGTAGGCCATTTTTAGATATTTACCAAATTCAATAACTGTCTTGGTATGTTCAAGAAAGGGTATCATACCAGCAGCATAGGCCACCAAATCAGCTTCAATACTACCAGTTCTGATCTCTTTTATATATAGCTTAATTTCTTCTGGGATATCGCCCGATTCTTGTATAACATCTTGTCCTATAAATCGTTTATATTCATCAGCAAGGCTAAAAAAACTATTTGTTAAATCAACAAGTTCTACTGGTTGTTGATTTTTTATTTTAATAGTGAATATTGGTGATTCCGGCATTATCATTTCTCCCTACAATATATTTACCTTTTTATTTTGTCAAGTTTATTATTCCAAACTGACCCACTACCAAATTTTCTTGAATATTTCTTTTAATGTTGCTATCATGTACATTCCGTCAATTTTTTAATAAAGGTTTCAGTTTACTTAGAGTCCATTCGGGGAGACAGTTATGTTATCCACCCATAATCTAAAAAAGTTTGTTAAAAAGGCATTCATGCCTGTTACAATCATGTTTATTCCTCACAATAGTAAAAAGCCTTTGAGCATCAAGATGCCATCTTTAGGGATTATCGTTTGTGTTGCATTATGGCTTGTAGGAACAATCTTTGTCTTTTCCAAAACGGTGCAGACTATTGAATACAGGGTAATGAAACAAAGGCTCAACTATTACTCCCAGCAATTTTCAGAACTCCATGGAACTATTCTGGGTCTTAAAAATAGTGAAACAGAATTTAAAAAGTTGTTTTCCCTCAAGTCTAAGAAAGATATCCTTGAAAATATTGACACTTCATCCGCAGGGTCACCAGATTTAATAGATTTCGAAAACCTGAGAAAACAAATTGCGAAGACGATTGATGCAGTGGCGGAGATAAAGGATTATCTATATCGACAGAGAGATATATACCAAGCTACACCAATAGGCTCACCCGTCAAAGGAAGCATTACATCATACTACGGCAGGAGAATACATCCTCATACAGGAAGAGAACAATTCCATCTGGGGATCGACATCAAAACCAGTGCGGGCAGTCCCGTCAAGGTTACAGCAAATGGAATTGTCAGCTTTTCC
It encodes the following:
- a CDS encoding IS1 family transposase; the encoded protein is MNKLDNKKRAQIIAALVEGNSIRATCRMTDTAKGTVIKLLCDIGKACSEYQDKVFRNLTCKRIQCDEIWSFCYAKQKNVPEDKQGRLGYGDVWTFTAICADTKLVPSWHIGKRDVGTATGFMNDLAGRMTNRVQLTTDGHKMYLDAVDDAFGPDIDFSQLIKMYGTPIENETRYSPAQCIGTAKRVIQGNPDLKLTSTSYVERQNLTMRMSMRRFTRLTNAFSKKIENLAHAVALHFMYYNFCRIHQTLRITPAMAAGVTDQLWDIEDIVSLIK
- a CDS encoding M23 family metallopeptidase produces the protein MLSTHNLKKFVKKAFMPVTIMFIPHNSKKPLSIKMPSLGIIVCVALWLVGTIFVFSKTVQTIEYRVMKQRLNYYSQQFSELHGTILGLKNSETEFKKLFSLKSKKDILENIDTSSAGSPDLIDFENLRKQIAKTIDAVAEIKDYLYRQRDIYQATPIGSPVKGSITSYYGRRIHPHTGREQFHLGIDIKTSAGSPVKVTANGIVSFSGWSGNNGNLIVVEHGMGFSTYYAHNKENLAKVGQRVRKGETIGYVGATGNAQTAHLHYSVLKSGSFVNPKNFLDEGMYVQKE